From one Bradyrhizobium sp. Ash2021 genomic stretch:
- a CDS encoding alpha/beta fold hydrolase, whose product MAIQADNMLPAALREQWPYPPRFASVNGWRMHYIDEGEGDPVVLLHGNPTWGFLYRDIIGPLVESGRRVIVPDMIGFGLSEKPVREQAHTLDGHSANLTALMRQLDLSKITLVCHDWGGPTGLSFAMSNKGRIRALTLMSTWAWPLPPAEFHTRIFPWRMMHAPLVGPYFLGRHKALAGRGVYLSVVDREKFARTAQAAYEAVLPDPATRLLTWVWPRWIPLDQDARAFERFKWLEQELSRSKFPTMIIWGREDEVFDAVTFSNRFKQVIPHAEGPHLVTGRHFLQEDSGPEIADLIRSFLDRLDKRQVAQ is encoded by the coding sequence GTGGCAATTCAGGCTGACAATATGCTGCCGGCCGCGCTTCGCGAGCAATGGCCTTATCCGCCACGCTTTGCGAGCGTCAATGGCTGGCGGATGCACTACATTGACGAGGGCGAGGGTGATCCGGTCGTGCTCCTGCACGGCAACCCGACATGGGGATTTCTGTACCGCGATATCATCGGTCCTCTCGTCGAGTCCGGACGGCGGGTGATCGTTCCTGACATGATCGGTTTTGGTCTCTCGGAGAAGCCGGTTCGCGAGCAGGCTCATACACTCGACGGCCATAGTGCCAATCTGACGGCGCTGATGCGGCAACTCGACCTCTCAAAAATCACGCTCGTTTGCCACGACTGGGGCGGGCCGACCGGCCTGTCGTTTGCAATGAGCAACAAGGGTCGGATTCGCGCGCTGACCCTCATGAGCACGTGGGCATGGCCGCTGCCCCCCGCCGAATTTCACACGCGCATCTTTCCCTGGCGCATGATGCATGCGCCGCTGGTAGGTCCGTATTTCCTCGGCCGCCACAAGGCGCTTGCCGGCCGCGGCGTCTATCTCTCGGTGGTCGATCGTGAGAAATTTGCCCGCACGGCGCAAGCGGCCTATGAGGCAGTCCTGCCGGATCCTGCAACGCGGCTCCTGACATGGGTCTGGCCCCGTTGGATCCCTTTGGATCAGGACGCGCGGGCGTTTGAACGCTTTAAATGGCTTGAACAGGAGCTATCGCGCTCGAAGTTTCCCACCATGATCATTTGGGGTCGCGAGGACGAGGTCTTCGACGCCGTCACATTCTCGAATCGCTTCAAGCAGGTGATTCCGCACGCGGAGGGCCCCCATCTGGTAACCGGACGACATTTCCTGCAAGAGGACTCCGGGCCCGAAATCGCGGATCTGATCCGGTCGTTTCTTGACCGGCTCGACAAGAGGCAAGTGGCCCAATGA
- a CDS encoding TetR/AcrR family transcriptional regulator: MARPREFDEAAVLDAAIQQFWLRGYEATSVRDLADEMGIAGASLYNAFGNKRMLFERSLNRYLDQTFRERIRRLEHSLPPRDAIVAFLQEIIKRSLNDKQRLGCLLVNSALETTPHDRELQQIVATFLNEVESFFLRCVTSGQRDDTIPKAQTAEDLARLLLGVLLGIRVLARARPDRKLLEGLVRPVFALLDNAAPRKRPGKSGKRATIQGSDESK, translated from the coding sequence ATGGCAAGACCGAGAGAGTTTGACGAAGCAGCCGTGCTGGACGCGGCGATCCAGCAATTCTGGCTGCGCGGTTACGAGGCCACCTCAGTGCGCGACTTGGCTGACGAAATGGGCATTGCCGGGGCCAGCCTGTATAATGCCTTCGGCAACAAGCGAATGCTTTTCGAGCGCTCGCTCAACCGCTATCTCGACCAGACTTTCCGCGAGCGAATTCGCCGCCTCGAGCATAGCCTTCCGCCGCGAGACGCAATCGTCGCGTTTCTGCAGGAAATCATTAAGCGATCCTTGAACGACAAACAGCGACTGGGTTGCCTGCTGGTCAACTCAGCACTTGAAACCACACCGCATGACAGGGAACTCCAGCAGATCGTTGCAACGTTCCTGAACGAGGTCGAATCGTTTTTTCTTCGATGCGTCACGTCGGGCCAGCGAGACGATACTATTCCGAAAGCACAAACGGCGGAGGACCTCGCCAGACTTCTTCTGGGCGTTCTACTCGGGATTCGCGTGCTTGCGCGTGCCCGGCCCGACCGCAAGCTGCTGGAGGGCCTGGTGAGGCCCGTGTTTGCTTTGCTCGATAACGCCGCTCCAAGGAAGCGTCCTGGCAAAAGCGGCAAACGAGCAACCATTCAGGGCAGCGATGAGAGCAAGTGA
- a CDS encoding MBL fold metallo-hydrolase — MILEHGSGQWSSKTGAGIEIEPVGPEVGQSDRRVPMHNERLVRLIGRQEGLADPEQILFGLGIQGNVRTYACVHIHPTGFCVSERKGSEPGEMNRRNIAWVVAAIARERLPSAIFHPPHQVLIRTVRILLDLGLPLTAPDLASIPLPDVAGLTETSSSLLAIVLSHGHRDHWGLMPKVRPDVPFVMGKITSQILKAASDFVPDTFSPEVSTFLEHRKTLEIGPFKLTPYLMDHSGFDAYAISVEADNQRLFYSGDFRAHGRKSKLFDALLHAPPRNVDLMLMEGSSLGRLDEHQQFPTEQELEEVFVDRFKHTSGMALVACSAQNIDRVVSIYRACKRSGRVLLVDAYAAEILKAIDHDSIPKPTSDWANIAVYLPQSQRRQLVRKGIASIVDSYRGLRIWPDELAAKSSNLTMLFRGWMLGDLEKLDALQGARVIWSQWDGYLKDGPGKKLVETCTLKNIPFEVVHTSGHASPSDLKRLASAVGPRKLVPIHTFERDRFPALFENVSIHNDGEWIEVASGQI; from the coding sequence TTGATCCTCGAACATGGCAGCGGTCAATGGTCCTCCAAAACAGGCGCCGGTATCGAGATTGAGCCGGTTGGCCCTGAGGTCGGGCAATCTGACCGGCGTGTGCCCATGCACAATGAACGCCTCGTGCGTCTCATCGGACGACAGGAAGGGCTCGCGGATCCAGAGCAGATCCTCTTCGGTCTGGGCATTCAGGGGAATGTCAGGACGTACGCCTGCGTGCACATACATCCGACCGGCTTCTGCGTGAGCGAGCGGAAGGGATCGGAACCAGGCGAGATGAACCGCAGGAATATCGCATGGGTCGTCGCAGCCATAGCTCGCGAGCGTCTGCCGTCCGCCATTTTCCATCCACCTCATCAGGTCCTGATCCGAACGGTCCGGATCCTGCTGGATCTTGGCCTGCCGCTGACCGCACCTGATTTGGCTTCGATACCGTTGCCTGATGTAGCCGGCCTTACCGAAACATCTTCCAGTCTGCTCGCGATCGTGCTGTCTCACGGGCATCGGGACCATTGGGGTCTCATGCCGAAGGTTAGACCGGATGTGCCATTCGTGATGGGCAAGATCACGTCTCAGATCCTGAAGGCGGCTTCAGATTTTGTGCCCGATACCTTCAGTCCGGAAGTTTCGACCTTCCTCGAACATCGAAAAACGCTCGAAATCGGGCCGTTCAAGCTAACGCCCTACCTCATGGACCATTCAGGATTCGATGCATACGCGATCAGCGTTGAGGCGGACAATCAGCGACTGTTCTACTCAGGGGATTTCAGGGCGCATGGCCGGAAGTCCAAATTGTTTGACGCTCTCCTCCATGCTCCGCCGCGCAATGTCGATCTGATGCTGATGGAGGGATCCAGCCTTGGACGCCTTGATGAACATCAGCAGTTTCCGACCGAGCAGGAGCTCGAAGAGGTGTTCGTGGACCGCTTCAAGCACACTTCCGGAATGGCCCTTGTTGCATGCTCGGCGCAAAATATAGACCGGGTTGTCTCCATATATCGAGCCTGCAAGCGATCCGGGCGGGTTCTTCTGGTGGACGCCTATGCTGCTGAAATTCTCAAGGCGATCGATCACGACTCCATTCCGAAGCCAACCTCGGACTGGGCCAACATCGCGGTCTACCTTCCGCAGTCGCAGCGGCGCCAGCTGGTTCGGAAAGGCATCGCATCGATTGTCGACAGCTATCGGGGCCTCCGAATCTGGCCCGACGAGCTCGCGGCCAAGTCGAGCAATCTGACCATGCTGTTTCGCGGCTGGATGCTAGGCGATCTTGAAAAACTCGACGCGTTGCAGGGCGCTCGCGTCATTTGGTCCCAATGGGATGGATACCTCAAAGACGGCCCCGGCAAGAAACTGGTCGAGACGTGCACCCTGAAAAACATTCCGTTTGAGGTTGTTCATACATCGGGGCACGCCAGTCCCTCGGATTTGAAACGCCTCGCATCGGCGGTTGGCCCCAGGAAATTGGTGCCAATTCACACATTCGAGCGCGACAGGTTTCCGGCCCTGTTCGAGAACGTAAGCATTCACAACGATGGCGAATGGATAGAGGTAGCAAGTGGCCAAATTTGA
- a CDS encoding sterol desaturase family protein — protein sequence MFFVFVRHGGVAALLLGVTAEALAWLFGAVALQPVMIVLGALLFYLSEYGMHRFAFHAAPLSWPPARKLQHRLHYDHHVEPNRLDLLFLPLWFLVPNLAVAAGLFALVFGIEAAASGLLGMMLAILHYEWVHYVAHIPYRPRTRLGRWVKQYHLRHHFISEKHWFGVSNPSLDGLFGTFRGPGASEKSATTRKLHS from the coding sequence ATGTTTTTCGTATTCGTTCGTCATGGCGGTGTCGCGGCGCTGCTGCTCGGCGTGACCGCCGAAGCGCTGGCCTGGCTGTTCGGCGCCGTGGCGCTGCAACCCGTCATGATCGTGCTTGGCGCGCTGCTGTTCTATCTCAGCGAATACGGCATGCACCGTTTTGCATTTCACGCAGCCCCGCTGTCATGGCCGCCGGCGCGCAAGCTGCAGCACCGTCTGCATTACGACCACCATGTCGAGCCGAACCGGCTGGATTTGCTGTTCCTGCCGCTCTGGTTCCTGGTGCCGAACCTCGCCGTCGCTGCCGGGCTGTTCGCGCTGGTGTTCGGGATCGAGGCCGCGGCCTCAGGGCTGCTCGGGATGATGCTGGCGATCCTGCATTATGAATGGGTGCATTACGTCGCGCATATTCCCTACCGGCCGCGCACGCGGCTCGGACGCTGGGTCAAGCAGTACCACCTGCGTCATCATTTCATCAGCGAGAAGCACTGGTTCGGCGTCAGCAATCCCTCGCTCGACGGCCTGTTCGGGACCTTTCGCGGCCCCGGCGCCAGCGAGAAGAGCGCCACGACGCGCAAGCTCCATTCCTGA
- a CDS encoding IS110 family transposase codes for MDQIIRIGMDTSKHFFQLHGVDAAERPVLRRKLRRNEVLAFFAKLPPTVIGIEACGAGHYWARELRKLGHEVKLMAPQHVKAYIKRNKNDGRDAEGLCEAMSRPTMQFVSVKTEEQQAALMLIGVRQQLIARRTQLGNAIRGYATEFGLITAKGLDKLEPLLARIAQEERLPELAREMFAAHGREYARLQAELKAIEARLMAWYRANADSRRLAKIPGIGPIGATALVMKAPDPRLFPSGRHFAAWIGLTPKDHSTAGKTRIGKITRAGDEMLRSVLVAGATAVIQQARKSRGRASPWLLALLARKSPKLAAVALANKIARIAWKLLVTGESYDGARMPDASALAA; via the coding sequence GTGGACCAGATTATCCGCATTGGAATGGATACGTCGAAGCATTTTTTTCAGCTGCACGGGGTGGATGCCGCCGAGCGGCCGGTGTTGCGCAGGAAGCTGCGACGCAACGAGGTGTTGGCGTTTTTTGCCAAGCTGCCGCCAACCGTGATCGGGATCGAGGCCTGCGGCGCGGGGCACTACTGGGCGCGGGAGTTGCGCAAGCTCGGCCACGAGGTGAAGCTGATGGCGCCGCAGCACGTGAAGGCCTACATCAAGCGCAACAAGAATGACGGACGCGACGCCGAGGGGCTGTGCGAGGCGATGAGCCGGCCGACGATGCAGTTCGTATCGGTGAAGACCGAGGAGCAGCAGGCGGCGCTGATGCTGATAGGGGTCCGCCAGCAACTGATCGCCAGGCGCACCCAGCTTGGCAACGCGATCCGCGGCTATGCGACGGAGTTCGGTCTGATCACCGCCAAGGGTCTCGACAAGCTCGAGCCGCTATTGGCGCGGATCGCTCAGGAAGAGAGATTGCCAGAGCTGGCGCGCGAGATGTTTGCGGCGCACGGCAGGGAGTATGCGCGACTGCAGGCCGAACTGAAGGCGATCGAGGCCAGATTGATGGCTTGGTACCGCGCCAATGCCGACAGCCGACGTCTGGCAAAGATTCCGGGGATCGGGCCGATTGGCGCCACCGCGCTGGTCATGAAGGCGCCGGATCCTCGCCTGTTCCCTTCCGGCCGGCACTTTGCGGCCTGGATCGGGCTGACCCCGAAAGACCATTCCACCGCCGGCAAGACCCGGATCGGCAAGATCACCCGCGCCGGAGATGAGATGCTGCGTAGCGTGCTGGTGGCGGGAGCAACCGCCGTGATCCAGCAAGCCAGAAAAAGCCGCGGCCGTGCGTCGCCCTGGCTCCTTGCGCTGCTGGCGCGCAAGTCGCCAAAGCTCGCAGCGGTGGCGCTCGCCAACAAGATTGCCCGCATCGCCTGGAAGCTGTTGGTGACGGGCGAGAGTTACGACGGCGCGCGGATGCCTGACGCATCCGCACTCGCCGCTTAA
- a CDS encoding CAP domain-containing protein, whose amino-acid sequence MRLFLLALGLVLGFAATADAADYAGAISAYRRAHGFPSVKLDGKLNAVALKQAQAMAASGSVSHSAAGSFSSRVAPLRKSRAAENIGAGFLTFAEMLKEWENSAGHRENLLLPGMRRVGVASVDNSKSPYRKFWAMVITD is encoded by the coding sequence ATGAGGCTGTTTCTCCTCGCGCTCGGTCTTGTTCTCGGCTTCGCGGCCACGGCCGACGCCGCCGATTATGCCGGCGCGATCAGCGCTTATCGCCGCGCCCATGGTTTTCCGTCGGTGAAGCTGGACGGCAAGCTCAACGCGGTGGCGCTCAAACAGGCGCAGGCGATGGCCGCGTCCGGTTCCGTCAGCCACAGCGCCGCCGGCAGTTTTTCCTCGCGCGTGGCGCCGTTGCGCAAGTCGCGCGCCGCGGAAAATATCGGCGCAGGATTTTTGACGTTCGCCGAAATGCTGAAGGAGTGGGAAAATTCAGCCGGCCATCGCGAGAATCTGCTGTTACCGGGAATGCGCCGGGTCGGCGTCGCATCGGTCGACAATTCGAAATCGCCCTACCGGAAATTCTGGGCGATGGTGATCACGGATTGA
- a CDS encoding 2-dehydropantoate 2-reductase has translation MNADRAIGVAGAGSIGCFVGGMLAAAGRSVALLARPRVIGEIQAGGLRLTSFEGFDQTIASSRLALSDDPSIFSEVAAVLVTVKSADTSEMADLIARHAPPDVVVVSLQNGVGNVAVLRDRLPGRRVLGGMVPFNVISMGEGRFHRSTSGDIVIEADAAGTAERLSVPGLHMRATDNIDGVQWGKLIVNLNNALNALADMPLRRQLAQRGWRRLFADQMAEGLAAIRAEGIKPVSPTPIPAGWMPPLLRLPDTIFEVLLGRTMKIDPEARSSMWEDLQRGRRTEIDYLQGVITEIADRRGLQAPLSRRIVALIRKAEADGKGSPGLTPEQIRA, from the coding sequence ATGAATGCAGACCGGGCGATTGGCGTGGCGGGGGCCGGCAGCATCGGCTGCTTCGTCGGCGGCATGCTGGCGGCCGCCGGGCGCAGCGTAGCCTTGCTGGCGCGGCCGCGCGTGATCGGGGAAATCCAGGCCGGCGGGTTGCGGCTGACGAGCTTTGAAGGGTTCGATCAAACGATCGCATCGAGCCGGCTCGCATTGTCGGATGATCCCTCGATTTTTAGCGAAGTTGCCGCGGTGCTGGTCACGGTCAAAAGCGCGGATACAAGCGAGATGGCCGACCTCATTGCGAGACATGCTCCGCCCGATGTCGTCGTCGTCAGCCTGCAGAACGGCGTCGGCAATGTCGCGGTATTGCGCGACCGCCTGCCCGGCCGTCGTGTGCTCGGCGGCATGGTGCCGTTCAACGTGATTTCGATGGGCGAGGGCCGGTTTCACCGGTCGACCTCGGGCGACATCGTCATCGAAGCCGACGCGGCCGGTACGGCCGAAAGACTTTCGGTACCGGGCCTCCATATGCGCGCGACCGACAACATCGACGGCGTGCAATGGGGCAAACTGATCGTCAATCTCAACAACGCGCTCAATGCGCTGGCCGATATGCCGCTGCGCCGGCAACTGGCGCAGCGCGGCTGGCGCCGGCTGTTCGCCGACCAGATGGCCGAAGGACTGGCGGCGATCAGGGCGGAAGGCATCAAGCCGGTGTCGCCGACGCCGATCCCGGCGGGCTGGATGCCGCCGCTGCTGCGTCTGCCGGACACCATCTTCGAAGTGTTGCTGGGGCGAACGATGAAGATCGATCCCGAGGCGCGCTCGTCGATGTGGGAAGATCTGCAGCGCGGCCGCCGCACCGAGATCGACTATCTGCAGGGCGTGATCACCGAAATCGCCGACCGGCGCGGACTGCAGGCGCCGCTGTCGCGCCGCATCGTGGCGCTGATCAGGAAAGCCGAGGCGGACGGCAAGGGCTCGCCCGGCCTGACGCCGGAACAGATCAGGGCCTGA
- a CDS encoding YidB family protein, with product MGLLDVLNGMQNGPRGPSTPSAQSGSDGGMSPMTMAILGLLAWKALKHFTAQPGAAPAPTPAPSPGNVTAGLPGGMGGGLGDILKGGLGGLLAGGAAGSVISGGLGDLLNQLQQKGHGDTASSWVSNGPNKPISPGDLANALGADQIDQLSSQSGMSRDELLKGLSQYLPDAVNHLTPDGRLPNENELSGRI from the coding sequence ATGGGTTTACTCGACGTACTCAACGGCATGCAGAACGGCCCGCGCGGTCCGAGCACTCCGAGCGCGCAATCCGGCAGCGACGGCGGGATGTCGCCGATGACCATGGCCATCCTGGGGTTGCTGGCCTGGAAAGCCCTCAAGCATTTTACAGCCCAGCCCGGTGCGGCGCCGGCGCCAACGCCGGCCCCTTCGCCCGGCAATGTGACTGCCGGTCTGCCCGGCGGTATGGGCGGCGGTCTCGGCGATATCCTCAAGGGTGGATTGGGCGGACTGCTCGCGGGCGGCGCGGCCGGCAGCGTGATCAGCGGCGGCCTCGGCGATCTCCTCAATCAGCTCCAGCAGAAGGGCCACGGCGACACTGCGAGTTCCTGGGTGAGCAACGGTCCCAACAAGCCGATTTCACCGGGCGATCTCGCCAATGCGCTGGGCGCCGATCAGATCGACCAGCTGTCCTCGCAGAGCGGCATGTCGCGCGATGAACTGCTCAAGGGCCTCAGCCAGTATCTACCCGACGCGGTCAATCATCTGACGCCGGATGGACGGCTGCCGAACGAAAACGAATTGTCCGGCCGGATTTGA
- a CDS encoding GlsB/YeaQ/YmgE family stress response membrane protein — protein sequence MLHIIIVGFVAGIIARLLSPGPNNPSGFILTTLLGIAGAFLATFVGQQIGHYDASAGEGAGYITSIIGALVVLFIWNRLVARGLIPDMNK from the coding sequence ATGTTGCACATCATTATTGTTGGCTTCGTCGCCGGGATTATCGCGCGGCTGCTTTCGCCGGGCCCGAACAATCCCAGCGGCTTCATCCTGACCACTTTGCTCGGTATCGCCGGCGCGTTTCTTGCGACCTTCGTCGGCCAGCAAATCGGCCACTACGATGCGTCGGCGGGCGAGGGCGCAGGCTATATCACCTCAATTATCGGCGCGCTCGTGGTGCTGTTCATCTGGAATAGGCTGGTAGCCCGCGGCTTGATTCCCGATATGAACAAGTGA
- a CDS encoding SDR family NAD(P)-dependent oxidoreductase, which produces MSKDGLCAIVTGSASGLGAATAAILAKGGARIVVNYSNSKAEAEATADLCRTAGADVIVVQGDVSRDEDCKKIAAAAAPFGRLDVLVNNAGTTKHVPHGDLDGLSAEDFQRIYAVNTIGPYQMIRAARAQLEAGAKASGRPSAVVNVSSVAGISGGGSSVAYAASKGALNTITLSLSRALAPLIRVNTVCPGYIDTPWFTKGRGEAGAKAVRDSVVAKVPLKVASTADDIAQLVCFLASPASSNMTGEIVRMDAGMHLVL; this is translated from the coding sequence ATGTCGAAGGATGGTTTGTGCGCAATCGTGACGGGCTCGGCATCGGGTCTCGGAGCCGCGACCGCGGCTATACTGGCCAAGGGCGGCGCGCGCATCGTCGTCAACTATTCCAACAGCAAGGCGGAAGCGGAAGCGACCGCCGACCTCTGCCGCACCGCGGGCGCCGACGTCATCGTCGTGCAGGGCGATGTCTCCCGCGATGAGGATTGCAAGAAGATCGCCGCCGCGGCCGCACCGTTCGGACGCCTCGACGTGCTGGTCAACAATGCCGGCACCACCAAGCACGTGCCGCACGGCGATCTCGACGGCCTTTCGGCGGAAGATTTTCAGCGCATCTATGCCGTCAACACCATCGGGCCGTACCAGATGATCCGCGCCGCGCGCGCGCAACTCGAAGCTGGCGCGAAAGCGTCGGGACGGCCGTCCGCGGTGGTCAATGTGTCGTCGGTCGCGGGCATCTCCGGCGGAGGCTCGTCGGTGGCCTATGCCGCGAGCAAGGGCGCGCTCAACACCATCACGCTGTCGCTGTCGCGCGCGCTGGCACCGCTGATCCGCGTCAACACGGTTTGCCCCGGTTATATCGATACGCCCTGGTTCACCAAGGGGCGCGGCGAGGCGGGCGCGAAAGCGGTGCGCGATTCCGTGGTGGCGAAGGTGCCGCTGAAGGTGGCGTCGACCGCCGACGACATCGCCCAGCTCGTATGTTTCCTGGCGTCGCCGGCATCGAGCAACATGACCGGCGAAATCGTCCGCATGGATGCGGGGATGCATCTGGTTCTCTAA
- a CDS encoding acyl-CoA dehydrogenase family protein, with protein sequence MAESENIVAETAEKIFADLADAQTINNDKKGAWRAPLWQALTEAGLPLAWVPEDCGGSGASLAEGFSVLSAAGRSAVAVPLAETMLAGWLLAQAKISSPEGEMTVIPASPKDRITLNADGSLSGRARGVPFGKAAKHIAVLASGSGGLSIALVEAGKCRIEAGLNLGGDHSDTVTLDKVQPVTIKPAPKGFDQSQLMLMGGVVRSLQIAGALESMLEISVRYSNERVAFEKKISKFQAVQHNLARLAGESAAALAAATSAADAIANSTAFNDEVFLEAASAKIRCAEAAEKGGAIAHQVHGAIGFTIEHILHRYSLRALAWRDDFGSESFWAVELGKLVADRGADELWPLVASR encoded by the coding sequence GTGGCGGAGAGTGAGAACATTGTTGCCGAGACCGCGGAGAAAATCTTCGCCGATCTCGCCGACGCGCAAACCATCAACAACGACAAGAAGGGTGCGTGGAGAGCACCGCTCTGGCAGGCGCTGACGGAAGCCGGATTGCCGCTGGCATGGGTGCCGGAGGATTGCGGCGGTTCCGGCGCAAGCCTGGCCGAGGGTTTTAGCGTCTTGAGCGCCGCCGGGCGTTCCGCTGTCGCCGTGCCGCTGGCCGAAACCATGCTGGCGGGCTGGCTCCTGGCGCAGGCCAAAATCTCTTCGCCCGAGGGCGAGATGACGGTGATACCGGCAAGCCCGAAGGATCGCATCACGCTCAATGCCGACGGCAGCCTGTCAGGCCGTGCCCGCGGCGTGCCCTTTGGCAAGGCTGCAAAACATATCGCAGTGCTGGCGAGCGGCAGCGGCGGCCTCTCGATCGCATTGGTCGAGGCCGGCAAATGCCGGATCGAGGCCGGGCTCAATCTCGGCGGCGATCACTCAGATACCGTGACGCTGGACAAGGTGCAGCCGGTCACGATCAAGCCGGCGCCGAAGGGTTTTGACCAGAGCCAGCTGATGCTGATGGGCGGCGTCGTGCGCTCCTTACAGATCGCCGGCGCGCTGGAATCGATGCTGGAAATTTCCGTGCGCTATTCCAACGAGCGCGTCGCCTTCGAGAAGAAGATCTCGAAATTCCAGGCCGTGCAGCACAATCTGGCGCGACTTGCCGGCGAGTCCGCGGCGGCGCTGGCCGCGGCCACCTCGGCCGCGGACGCCATCGCCAACAGCACCGCGTTCAACGACGAAGTGTTCCTCGAAGCCGCGTCCGCCAAGATCCGCTGCGCGGAAGCGGCTGAAAAGGGCGGCGCCATCGCCCACCAGGTGCACGGCGCGATCGGCTTCACCATCGAGCACATCCTGCACCGCTATTCGCTGCGCGCACTGGCATGGCGCGACGATTTCGGCTCCGAGAGTTTTTGGGCGGTCGAGCTCGGCAAGCTCGTGGCCGACAGAGGCGCCGATGAATTGTGGCCGCTGGTGGCTTCGCGCTGA
- a CDS encoding acyl-CoA dehydrogenase family protein has product MTAALRFDPIRLPPECEKLRKEVRAFLAEEIAAGTFDPHKPNREDTDVPEFSRKVGERGWLGMTWPKKYGGHERSFLERYVVTEEMRVANAPTRRFFVADRQSGPVLLKYAPEHVKMDILPRICRGEVCFAIGMSEPNSGSDLFAAKTRATKTDGGYLINGTKIWTSSAHIADYMIAIFRTSPPTKENRRHGLTQFLVKMKQPGIQVNPIGQITGQYEFNEVVFTDHFVPDDHVLGEIDGAWKQATSELAYERSGPERFLETYYVLTELVRAVGKNPDTRSAEGIGRLVAQLHTMRRMSVSVAGMLQAGKEPVVEASIVKDIGTVWEQQLPHRVRDLAAFVDADATNHETLEDQLSFAIKTAPKLTIQGGTTEVLRGIIARGLGLR; this is encoded by the coding sequence ATGACCGCAGCCCTCCGTTTCGATCCGATCCGCCTGCCGCCCGAATGCGAAAAACTTCGCAAGGAAGTGCGCGCCTTCCTCGCCGAAGAAATCGCCGCCGGCACCTTCGATCCGCACAAGCCCAACCGCGAAGACACTGACGTGCCGGAATTTTCCCGCAAGGTCGGCGAGCGCGGCTGGCTCGGCATGACCTGGCCGAAGAAATATGGCGGCCATGAGCGCTCGTTCCTCGAGCGCTATGTGGTGACCGAGGAAATGCGCGTCGCCAACGCGCCGACCCGGCGCTTCTTCGTCGCCGACCGGCAGAGCGGCCCGGTGCTGCTCAAATACGCGCCTGAGCACGTCAAGATGGACATCCTGCCGCGCATCTGCCGCGGCGAGGTCTGCTTTGCGATCGGCATGAGCGAACCGAATTCCGGCTCCGATCTGTTCGCGGCGAAGACGCGCGCGACCAAGACCGACGGCGGCTATCTGATCAACGGCACCAAGATCTGGACCTCGTCGGCGCATATCGCCGACTACATGATCGCGATCTTCCGGACCTCGCCGCCCACCAAGGAAAATCGCCGCCACGGCCTGACCCAGTTCCTGGTCAAGATGAAGCAGCCGGGCATCCAGGTGAACCCGATCGGCCAGATCACCGGGCAATACGAATTCAACGAAGTGGTGTTTACCGACCATTTCGTTCCCGACGATCATGTGCTCGGCGAAATCGACGGCGCCTGGAAGCAGGCGACCTCCGAGCTCGCCTATGAGCGCAGTGGCCCGGAGCGCTTCCTCGAAACCTATTACGTGCTGACCGAACTGGTCCGCGCGGTCGGCAAGAACCCGGATACCCGCAGCGCCGAAGGCATCGGCCGGCTGGTGGCGCAGTTGCACACCATGCGGCGGATGTCGGTCTCGGTCGCCGGCATGCTGCAGGCCGGCAAGGAGCCGGTGGTCGAAGCCTCCATCGTCAAGGACATCGGCACGGTGTGGGAGCAGCAATTGCCGCATCGGGTGCGCGACCTCGCTGCCTTCGTCGATGCGGATGCGACCAACCACGAGACGCTGGAAGATCAATTGTCGTTCGCCATCAAGACCGCGCCGAAACTGACGATCCAGGGCGGCACCACGGAAGTGCTGCGCGGCATAATCGCCCGTGGGCTCGGTTTGCGCTAG